From a single Gimesia fumaroli genomic region:
- the lnt gene encoding apolipoprotein N-acyltransferase, whose translation MTFTSTTIENSSSDQPTMELDPVSENAPLKNELPNDQPLGQDIQNIINTARTSPAPALGAWLMSGLTAVLMWASFTPLDFGPLGWVCLIPLLLLVRIPRKTRLMYTAIYCSGFLFTLSSFQWMRLGDPSMYVAWVALAIYVACYFPLFVLLTRTAVHRFHVPLPAAAPLMWVGLEYMRAYLLTGFSWYYIGHTQYRWIELIQISDITGAYGVSFLVVMLAACFADLLPASIMKRFKLLPVNQSPEEQQLDQIGLKQIVQTAVCLSLFFAVLGYGYVRRSQAAFEEGPRTALIQGNFPTSVKHDPNAWRSMYLKHQILMGAAVRYQPDLIIWPETMFRWPLIESNGKTNQELQTIAPEVPLDKWNEPSVRKALSNMSKEANAALVIGLDTIAAGDTKVDHFNSAVFVRPDYGIVSRYDKIHRVPFGEYLPLRDTLPFLQYFTPYGAAFGIEPGKSAANFEFQDWNFSPVICFEDTVPHLVRSVVNQSSAAGSTEKPIDCLVNLTNDGWFHGSSELDQHLITAAFRCVENRTPMVRAVNTGISAVIDGDGMIVEPDVFIDGDNKGRTSFVNPKTGRWNKSMNAVVIDTIPLDNRTSLYTKYGDWFAGTCCFFTLFVFFMALLTFKRTPAPVKS comes from the coding sequence ATGACCTTTACTTCAACGACTATTGAAAATTCTTCCTCTGATCAACCAACGATGGAACTGGATCCTGTGTCTGAAAACGCGCCCTTGAAAAATGAGTTACCGAATGACCAGCCGCTAGGCCAGGACATTCAGAATATCATTAACACCGCGCGAACATCGCCAGCACCGGCACTGGGCGCCTGGTTGATGTCAGGACTCACTGCCGTGCTGATGTGGGCCAGTTTTACTCCCCTCGATTTTGGTCCGCTGGGATGGGTTTGTCTGATTCCGCTGTTACTGCTGGTCAGAATTCCTCGCAAGACGCGGTTGATGTATACCGCCATTTATTGTTCTGGTTTCCTGTTTACTCTATCCTCTTTTCAATGGATGAGGCTCGGCGATCCCTCGATGTATGTTGCCTGGGTCGCACTGGCGATTTACGTCGCCTGTTATTTTCCGCTGTTTGTTTTACTCACACGAACCGCCGTCCATCGATTTCATGTTCCTCTCCCCGCTGCGGCACCGCTCATGTGGGTTGGTCTGGAATACATGCGTGCTTACCTGCTGACCGGCTTTTCCTGGTATTACATCGGACATACGCAATATCGCTGGATTGAGTTGATTCAGATCAGTGATATTACAGGCGCTTACGGCGTCAGCTTTCTGGTGGTGATGCTGGCTGCCTGCTTTGCCGACCTGCTACCGGCTTCGATCATGAAACGTTTTAAACTGCTACCGGTAAATCAATCGCCGGAAGAACAACAGCTGGATCAGATCGGCTTGAAACAAATCGTTCAGACTGCCGTTTGCTTAAGTCTGTTTTTTGCAGTTCTCGGCTATGGATATGTCCGGCGTTCCCAGGCTGCATTTGAGGAGGGGCCTCGTACGGCTTTGATTCAGGGCAATTTTCCGACTTCCGTAAAACATGATCCTAACGCCTGGCGGTCGATGTACTTGAAGCATCAGATCCTGATGGGCGCAGCGGTTCGCTATCAACCTGATTTGATTATCTGGCCGGAAACCATGTTTCGCTGGCCTCTCATTGAATCGAATGGAAAAACCAATCAGGAACTGCAAACGATTGCACCAGAAGTCCCTCTGGATAAATGGAACGAACCGTCTGTACGAAAAGCGCTCAGCAACATGAGTAAGGAAGCCAACGCGGCTCTGGTCATTGGTCTGGATACGATCGCAGCGGGTGACACGAAAGTCGACCACTTTAACTCGGCCGTGTTTGTTCGCCCTGATTATGGCATAGTTTCACGCTATGATAAAATTCACCGCGTGCCCTTCGGCGAATACCTCCCCCTAAGAGACACGCTTCCGTTTTTACAGTACTTCACACCCTATGGTGCTGCGTTCGGGATTGAGCCTGGTAAATCAGCAGCGAATTTTGAATTTCAAGACTGGAACTTTTCGCCGGTGATCTGTTTCGAGGATACCGTCCCTCACCTGGTTCGCTCGGTGGTGAATCAGTCGTCTGCTGCTGGTTCAACAGAAAAACCAATTGACTGTCTTGTCAATCTGACTAATGACGGCTGGTTTCATGGCTCAAGCGAACTGGATCAGCATCTGATTACCGCCGCCTTCCGCTGTGTCGAAAATCGAACGCCCATGGTTCGAGCCGTGAATACCGGCATCTCAGCAGTGATTGACGGCGACGGCATGATCGTCGAGCCAGACGTCTTCATAGACGGCGATAACAAAGGCCGCACTTCGTTCGTCAATCCCAAGACAGGTCGCTGGAACAAATCGATGAATGCCGTCGTTATCGATACGATCCCGCTGGATAACAGAACCAGCCTGTATACCAAATATGGCGACTGGTTTGCGGGAACCTGCTGTTTCTTTACTTTATTTGTCTTCTTTATGGCACTATTGACCTTCAAGCGAACTCCAGCGCCTGTGAAGTCGTAA
- a CDS encoding DUF4339 domain-containing protein, with protein sequence MAVDSWYYKQVDETCGPISFEELFAMAHQGKLTPQMEIRNGETGNWFPAEDIGGLFDSESDSASAGDMPSLDEFSIVDSSFGVESQENLPSLDGFSIIEEEDKLSSELESQLPRFATLEAVRSKHQKIQWFCRILNQELGPMSADDLMQLLLDGELAPNDEVKSSAEPEWVPARTVVFLSSAGGSLDLLDAEDEEAANVIPASAAAVVSEPNEEAPAEEPSVEETPAEPAEEPAAVEPAKPPILKVRSKQKWFCKLGGMGYGPIEAHKIKMWAEQERVEPTDLLKLGRKGEWFEAWQIEALQLNKPVEKPADDESAAAEETANTEESKPTTEPANTAATPTPAAAIPAQPAASPVTAAPAAPRPKPKIKVARSNPFEALGPLMEPKILGGAAAVIALVAIFYFVPLGDLFAPGGREELEKFQAVHQEFLALQKKQASDAEWTSFQNKTQSELAPIIEGLESNASSDRPHLQHLLWAGRDYLEPMLKNARTESNRDQEKFETHLSEAERIISK encoded by the coding sequence ATGGCAGTGGATAGTTGGTACTATAAACAAGTAGACGAGACCTGTGGGCCGATATCATTTGAAGAATTGTTTGCCATGGCGCATCAAGGCAAATTAACGCCTCAAATGGAAATCAGAAATGGCGAGACCGGAAACTGGTTTCCGGCAGAGGATATTGGAGGGCTGTTTGATTCAGAGTCAGACAGTGCTTCCGCTGGTGACATGCCTTCGCTCGACGAGTTTTCAATCGTCGATTCTTCGTTCGGCGTTGAATCTCAGGAAAACCTGCCTTCACTGGATGGGTTCTCGATTATAGAAGAAGAAGACAAGCTCTCTTCGGAACTGGAATCCCAGTTGCCCCGCTTTGCGACACTCGAAGCAGTCAGAAGCAAGCACCAGAAGATACAGTGGTTTTGTCGCATTCTGAACCAGGAACTGGGACCGATGTCGGCTGATGACCTGATGCAACTGCTACTCGATGGTGAGTTGGCGCCAAACGATGAAGTGAAATCGTCTGCAGAACCAGAGTGGGTTCCCGCGCGAACCGTCGTCTTCCTGAGTTCCGCTGGCGGCAGCCTGGATCTGTTGGACGCCGAAGACGAGGAAGCCGCGAACGTCATTCCCGCATCAGCAGCCGCGGTGGTTTCGGAACCGAATGAGGAAGCCCCAGCTGAAGAACCTTCCGTTGAAGAGACTCCGGCTGAACCAGCAGAGGAACCGGCGGCGGTCGAACCTGCCAAACCTCCGATTCTGAAAGTACGCTCAAAACAAAAATGGTTCTGCAAGCTGGGCGGCATGGGCTATGGTCCCATTGAAGCGCACAAAATCAAAATGTGGGCCGAACAGGAACGTGTAGAACCGACCGATTTACTAAAATTGGGCCGCAAGGGGGAATGGTTTGAAGCCTGGCAAATCGAAGCACTGCAATTAAACAAACCGGTAGAAAAGCCAGCCGACGACGAATCTGCCGCGGCGGAAGAAACAGCGAATACAGAAGAAAGCAAACCCACTACAGAGCCAGCCAATACTGCAGCAACACCCACACCTGCCGCCGCGATCCCTGCGCAGCCAGCAGCCTCACCAGTCACGGCTGCTCCCGCTGCTCCCCGTCCCAAACCAAAAATCAAAGTTGCGCGATCCAACCCATTCGAGGCTTTAGGACCTCTCATGGAGCCTAAAATTTTAGGTGGCGCCGCCGCGGTCATTGCATTAGTGGCAATTTTTTACTTTGTCCCGCTAGGCGATTTATTTGCCCCTGGTGGGCGTGAGGAATTGGAAAAATTTCAAGCCGTGCATCAGGAATTTTTAGCATTGCAGAAAAAACAGGCCAGTGATGCAGAGTGGACCAGTTTTCAGAACAAAACGCAATCCGAGCTGGCCCCGATCATCGAAGGTCTGGAATCGAATGCGAGTTCCGACCGCCCTCACCTGCAACACTTATTGTGGGCGGGTCGAGACTATTTAGAACCGATGCTGAAAAACGCACGCACCGAAAGCAACCGCGACCAGGAAAAGTTTGAAACACACCTTAGTGAAGCGGAGCGGATTATCTCCAAGTGA
- a CDS encoding ribonuclease D, which produces MSSPLIVQQSEFIALCDQILDAGIVAFDTEFVSEFTYRPELSLLQFAWNGQSVAVDPYEVDDLSPWWEIMTNDSTTVVVHGGREEIRFCRHFSGKKPQKLVDLQVAEGLRSRSFPISYTALVARVLSEKAGSKETRTDWRRRPLTQQQIKYALDDVKYVLKIWKIQEKELTDLGRIEWAEAEFQRMIDEVDSEFHRENWRRLSGLHKLKPRELAIVRELFAWRDEVAQEKNQPARRVLRDDLLIELARRKPKTTQDLTATRDLNRKNMFKMAPELIQRIAKAQQIPNDQLPQQMENSSNQQNQDEQVIGKLLGIALANRCAEMNVSQTLVGTSADLRHLVRYHVYKEQSEDKPRLMSGWRAEVCGDLLTDVLDGKISMRVADLESDHPLHFERLD; this is translated from the coding sequence ATGTCGAGCCCACTCATTGTTCAGCAGTCTGAATTTATCGCCTTATGTGATCAAATCTTAGACGCGGGCATCGTTGCATTCGATACGGAGTTTGTTTCGGAATTTACCTATCGTCCGGAACTTTCGCTGTTACAGTTCGCTTGGAATGGGCAGTCTGTCGCAGTTGATCCCTATGAGGTGGACGATCTTTCTCCCTGGTGGGAGATCATGACCAACGATTCCACAACAGTCGTCGTGCATGGCGGACGAGAAGAGATCCGCTTTTGTCGGCATTTTTCCGGCAAGAAACCTCAGAAGCTCGTTGATCTGCAGGTGGCAGAGGGGCTGCGGTCGCGCAGTTTTCCCATCTCTTATACGGCACTGGTGGCGCGCGTGCTGAGTGAAAAGGCCGGCAGTAAAGAGACACGCACAGACTGGCGACGTCGACCGCTGACTCAGCAGCAAATCAAGTATGCACTCGATGATGTGAAATATGTTTTGAAGATCTGGAAGATACAGGAAAAAGAACTGACCGATCTGGGACGGATTGAGTGGGCCGAAGCAGAGTTCCAGCGGATGATTGATGAAGTTGATTCCGAATTTCATCGTGAAAACTGGCGACGCCTTTCCGGATTGCATAAACTGAAGCCACGCGAACTGGCGATTGTGCGGGAATTATTTGCCTGGCGCGACGAAGTGGCTCAGGAGAAAAATCAACCAGCGCGGCGCGTATTGCGTGACGACCTGTTGATCGAACTGGCACGACGGAAACCAAAGACCACACAAGATCTGACGGCAACCCGCGATCTCAATCGCAAAAACATGTTCAAGATGGCCCCCGAACTGATCCAGCGGATCGCCAAGGCCCAACAGATTCCCAACGATCAACTTCCGCAGCAGATGGAAAACTCCAGTAATCAGCAGAATCAGGATGAACAGGTTATTGGAAAGTTGCTGGGCATCGCGCTGGCCAATCGTTGTGCTGAAATGAATGTGTCCCAAACCCTGGTCGGAACTTCAGCCGACTTAAGACACCTTGTTCGATATCATGTTTATAAAGAACAGAGCGAAGATAAGCCGCGGCTGATGTCGGGCTGGCGAGCCGAAGTGTGTGGCGATCTTTTAACCGATGTTCTGGACGGCAAGATTTCAATGCGCGTCGCAGATCTGGAGTCTGATCATCCTCTCCATTTTGAACGGTTAGATTAA
- a CDS encoding OmpA/MotB family protein: MEDDGPPGVPEWVVTYGDMMSLLLTFFIMLVSLSEIVNDEKYRAILESIQSYTGYRTGPVSPPGKYFPMNSLVEQMSMLGAFTDSPDRGRGGIKTRSLEGDDVRVYRTREGTPVQVGEALHYTQTEISLNEERIKKLDEIIPELAGKPNKIELRSHTSIEPLPANCPIKDKLVLTYDRGRHVMNYLIQKGIAPKRIRITAAADYEPPPQTGDEKSEQMDRLDVLLLDAFVTDYVGPRK, translated from the coding sequence ATGGAAGATGATGGCCCACCAGGAGTCCCGGAATGGGTTGTGACTTATGGCGACATGATGTCTCTCCTGCTCACGTTCTTTATCATGCTGGTTTCCTTGAGTGAAATCGTCAATGATGAAAAATACCGGGCCATTCTGGAATCCATTCAAAGTTATACGGGATACCGTACCGGTCCGGTTTCGCCACCCGGTAAGTATTTCCCCATGAATTCGCTCGTAGAACAAATGAGTATGCTGGGAGCGTTCACAGACAGCCCGGATCGAGGACGAGGCGGGATTAAAACGCGTTCCCTGGAAGGAGATGACGTCCGGGTTTACCGCACGCGGGAGGGAACTCCCGTACAAGTGGGTGAAGCCTTACACTACACCCAGACCGAGATTTCGCTGAATGAAGAGCGGATTAAAAAGCTCGATGAAATCATTCCTGAGCTGGCAGGAAAGCCGAACAAAATCGAATTACGGTCGCATACTTCGATTGAACCGCTACCTGCCAACTGCCCGATTAAGGACAAACTGGTTCTGACTTACGACCGGGGCCGCCACGTAATGAATTATCTGATCCAAAAAGGAATTGCTCCAAAACGGATCCGAATCACAGCCGCCGCCGATTATGAACCACCGCCTCAAACCGGTGATGAAAAGTCGGAACAAATGGACCGGCTGGACGTTTTATTGCTGGATGCCTTCGTCACAGACTATGTTGGTCCCAGAAAATAA
- the eno gene encoding phosphopyruvate hydratase has protein sequence MSIAISSVHAREILDSRGNPTVEVDIELEDGTVGRAAVPSGASTGMHEACELRDADKKDRFLGKGVQQAVQNVNTEIADVLVDLDVCDQLLIDRVMLDLDGTENKSRIGANAILACSLAAAHAAAHASDLPLFRYLGGVGANRLPAPMMNIINGGEHASNGIDLQEFMVMPLGFDNFSDSLRCGTEIFHSLKKVLSSKGLSTAVGDEGGFAPDLPNSEDAIDVILTAIEQAGYKAGDQVKIALDAASTEFFNSETGIYTVEGREFDSAGMVDFLASWVDKYPICSIEDGLAEDDWDGWKLLTDRLGDKVQLVGDDLFVTNPKRLQRGIDEGIANSILVKVNQIGTLSETIEAVQLAGRNGYTAVMSHRSGETEDTTIADLAVALCTGQIKTGSASRTDRICKYNQLLRIEEILGNEATFGGTIS, from the coding sequence ATGAGTATTGCCATTAGTTCCGTTCATGCCCGTGAAATTCTTGACAGTCGCGGGAATCCCACCGTTGAAGTGGATATCGAGCTGGAAGATGGAACTGTCGGTCGCGCTGCTGTGCCCAGTGGTGCCAGCACAGGTATGCACGAAGCCTGTGAACTGCGTGACGCCGATAAAAAAGACCGTTTTCTGGGCAAAGGCGTTCAGCAGGCGGTTCAAAATGTAAACACGGAAATCGCCGACGTCCTGGTTGACCTTGATGTTTGCGATCAACTGTTGATCGACCGGGTCATGCTGGATCTGGATGGAACAGAAAATAAATCACGTATTGGCGCGAATGCGATTCTGGCTTGCTCCCTGGCAGCTGCTCACGCAGCAGCACACGCTTCTGATCTGCCACTGTTCCGTTACCTGGGTGGCGTTGGTGCGAATCGACTGCCCGCTCCGATGATGAACATCATCAACGGTGGTGAGCACGCCAGCAACGGAATCGACCTGCAGGAATTCATGGTCATGCCTCTGGGCTTTGATAACTTCAGTGATTCCCTGCGTTGTGGAACGGAAATTTTCCACTCATTGAAGAAAGTGCTTTCGTCCAAAGGTCTGAGTACAGCCGTTGGTGATGAAGGTGGATTTGCTCCGGATCTCCCGAACAGTGAAGACGCGATCGACGTCATTTTGACCGCCATTGAACAGGCAGGCTACAAAGCCGGCGATCAGGTAAAGATTGCTTTGGATGCTGCTTCCACCGAATTCTTTAACTCGGAAACCGGTATCTACACTGTTGAAGGTCGTGAATTCGATTCCGCAGGTATGGTTGACTTCCTCGCATCGTGGGTTGATAAGTATCCGATCTGTTCCATCGAAGATGGTCTGGCAGAAGATGACTGGGATGGCTGGAAACTGTTAACAGACCGTCTGGGAGACAAAGTCCAGTTGGTGGGTGATGACCTGTTCGTGACCAACCCCAAACGCTTGCAGCGCGGCATCGATGAGGGAATCGCCAACAGTATTCTGGTCAAAGTCAATCAGATTGGAACACTGTCAGAAACCATCGAAGCAGTTCAGTTGGCAGGCCGCAACGGTTATACTGCTGTGATGAGCCATCGTTCTGGTGAGACCGAAGACACCACAATCGCCGACCTTGCCGTCGCATTGTGTACCGGTCAAATCAAAACGGGATCTGCCAGCCGAACCGATCGGATCTGTAAGTACAACCAGTTGCTCCGAATCGAAGAGATTCTGGGAAATGAAGCCACATTTGGCGGTACGATCTCCTGA
- a CDS encoding phosphatidylserine decarboxylase yields MSSTSPQTSQQTTGKSYAPLAVEPMDPQLTTIQPGGGMIINLEMFWGRWRRFWLKTFRRGYVQKMESTRKGDFNPCPHEVLDPRDLKYYENQGGYYWDEQDDPFAYRNRLPFAREGLAELIVLSTLFFGGMALLAGLILATKISGVAAIIGWLLVFTLFLFGLEIVWFFRNPRRMIPEGAGVIVSPADGTFDTIDEIEHHEYIGGPAIEIGIFLSIFNVHINRMPAAGKIIKLTYRPGKCLNALRPESTRENERLEIYLQTPEPTLRPILVQQITGAIARRIVCRLKPGDELSKGDQFGMIKLGSRTVIVFPKEEGLEILAKPGDKLKAGSSILAKYASSDKAD; encoded by the coding sequence ATGAGTTCAACTTCACCACAAACCAGCCAGCAAACGACAGGAAAATCGTACGCCCCTCTTGCTGTCGAGCCGATGGACCCCCAGCTGACAACCATTCAGCCAGGAGGCGGCATGATTATCAACCTGGAAATGTTCTGGGGGCGTTGGCGGCGGTTCTGGTTAAAAACGTTTCGACGTGGTTATGTCCAGAAAATGGAGAGCACGCGCAAAGGCGATTTTAACCCGTGCCCGCACGAGGTCCTCGATCCGCGTGATTTAAAGTATTACGAAAATCAGGGAGGCTACTACTGGGACGAACAAGATGATCCGTTTGCCTATCGCAACCGTCTGCCATTTGCTCGGGAAGGGTTGGCAGAACTGATTGTGCTCTCGACTCTGTTCTTCGGGGGCATGGCTCTATTAGCAGGACTGATTCTGGCAACCAAGATCTCCGGAGTCGCAGCGATCATTGGCTGGCTGCTGGTCTTCACGCTCTTTTTATTCGGACTGGAAATCGTCTGGTTCTTTCGCAATCCCAGGCGTATGATTCCTGAAGGTGCAGGCGTGATCGTCTCCCCCGCCGACGGGACATTCGATACGATCGACGAAATCGAACACCACGAATATATCGGCGGCCCTGCCATTGAAATTGGGATCTTTCTTTCCATCTTTAACGTACACATCAACCGCATGCCTGCTGCAGGCAAAATTATCAAACTCACTTATCGCCCCGGTAAATGCCTGAACGCACTTCGTCCCGAGTCGACACGGGAAAATGAGCGATTGGAAATCTACCTGCAAACTCCCGAACCCACATTAAGACCCATACTGGTGCAACAGATCACAGGTGCGATTGCCCGTCGGATCGTCTGTCGGTTGAAACCGGGAGATGAATTATCCAAAGGGGATCAGTTTGGTATGATCAAACTGGGTTCGCGAACTGTGATCGTGTTTCCAAAAGAAGAAGGGCTGGAAATTCTGGCAAAACCAGGCGATAAACTGAAAGCCGGTTCAAGCATCCTGGCGAAATATGCATCGTCAGATAAAGCTGACTGA
- the pssA gene encoding CDP-diacylglycerol--serine O-phosphatidyltransferase, with protein MKKKRKLIAVLPTLLTLGNAACGFGAITYAAKVGPEYLGQTASGGLTRMLGTSPGLFNSFENQHLFIAAVLIFVAMLFDALDGSAARWTNQTSEFGAQLDSLCDAISFGIAPAFLMLQMIQFRTEVYHPRLLWVIALLFAVCTILRLARFNVESDEDDTHEGFSGLPSPAAAGTVASFPIAMRGLYKLADTEPDSFTQSLAQWLIPAVEMALPLITLAVAALMVSRIRYAHVFNQLFTGQRSRRHVIQLVFSMALIFLVRELAIPVLFCYFAFSSPIRAFWEEVLAGRLYKSKEI; from the coding sequence ATGAAAAAGAAGCGTAAACTGATCGCCGTGCTCCCGACGTTATTAACGTTAGGTAATGCCGCCTGCGGATTCGGCGCGATCACCTATGCCGCAAAAGTCGGTCCTGAATACCTCGGCCAGACTGCCAGCGGCGGGTTAACCCGGATGCTGGGAACCTCACCCGGCCTCTTCAATTCGTTCGAAAACCAGCACCTGTTTATTGCCGCAGTCTTGATTTTCGTAGCCATGCTGTTTGACGCACTCGACGGTAGCGCTGCCCGCTGGACCAATCAAACCAGTGAATTCGGCGCACAACTCGATAGTCTGTGCGATGCAATCAGCTTCGGCATTGCTCCCGCATTCCTGATGCTGCAGATGATTCAATTTCGAACCGAAGTTTACCATCCCCGGCTCCTCTGGGTCATCGCTCTGCTATTCGCCGTCTGCACCATACTCCGACTGGCCCGATTCAACGTGGAATCGGACGAGGATGACACGCATGAAGGCTTCAGCGGCCTCCCCTCACCGGCGGCAGCAGGCACGGTCGCATCCTTCCCGATCGCCATGCGTGGCCTGTATAAACTGGCGGACACCGAACCCGATTCCTTCACCCAGTCACTTGCACAATGGCTGATCCCGGCAGTAGAAATGGCACTCCCGCTGATCACACTGGCCGTGGCTGCCCTGATGGTTTCACGAATTCGATATGCCCATGTTTTTAACCAGTTGTTCACCGGCCAACGCAGCCGCCGCCATGTGATTCAACTGGTATTCTCGATGGCTCTGATCTTTCTGGTCCGAGAACTGGCGATTCCGGTTTTATTCTGCTATTTCGCATTTTCGTCTCCAATTCGGGCTTTTTGGGAAGAAGTTCTCGCCGGGCGACTATACAAATCAAAAGAAATTTGA
- a CDS encoding riboflavin synthase, translating into MFTGLVEGRGTVHLLEPNGSAIDLTLEIPELIIHEAHIGDSVAINGCCLTVIEIDRRFLKFQAGAETLAKTNLGLLSVGDLVNLERPLAANGRLGGHFVQGHVDGVGSIKSIDRDGEWITMWFEIPRELALQMVPKGSVTIDGISLTIVECQQTAFSIALIPHTLEVTTLGQKQVGSVVNIETDILGKYVQKLIPLTLDGFNERR; encoded by the coding sequence ATGTTTACGGGACTGGTCGAGGGCCGGGGTACCGTTCATCTTCTGGAACCGAACGGCTCTGCCATCGATTTAACGCTTGAGATTCCGGAACTCATAATCCATGAGGCCCACATCGGTGATAGTGTGGCCATCAATGGCTGCTGCCTGACGGTGATTGAAATTGATCGCCGTTTCCTGAAGTTTCAGGCTGGCGCAGAAACCCTGGCAAAAACCAATCTGGGACTGCTCTCCGTTGGTGATCTGGTCAACCTCGAACGGCCCCTGGCAGCCAACGGGCGACTGGGGGGGCACTTTGTTCAAGGTCACGTCGATGGTGTTGGTTCGATCAAATCCATCGACCGGGATGGGGAATGGATCACAATGTGGTTCGAAATCCCACGGGAACTTGCCCTGCAGATGGTGCCTAAAGGATCGGTCACCATTGATGGAATCAGTCTGACGATTGTGGAATGCCAGCAAACCGCTTTCAGTATCGCGCTCATACCGCATACGCTGGAAGTCACCACACTGGGGCAAAAGCAGGTTGGCAGCGTTGTGAATATCGAAACAGATATCCTCGGGAAGTACGTCCAAAAACTGATTCCCTTAACACTTGATGGTTTCAATGAAAGACGATGA
- the rsmA gene encoding 16S rRNA (adenine(1518)-N(6)/adenine(1519)-N(6))-dimethyltransferase RsmA, producing MKDDERQTRSYLMQLFERHGFNPRSDLGQNFLIDLNIIEYVVQHGHIQPQDIVLEVGTGTGGMTTFMAQKARHVVTVEYDRNMHTLASEATQRYDNITLLNCDALKNKNRMSPTVINAIEEQLAANPGSQLKLVANLPYNVATPIISNIVASDLPWNRMVVTIQYELGLKMSCKPSTSNYGALSVWLQSQCFVKLLKKLGPTVFWPRPKVDSAIVQLTPNPPLKKQIKDRVFFQDFLRRIFQHRRKLMRSTLVGMYSKQLSKSAVDEILLTHNIDKEKMRAEELTVPEMIALANSFQEQIAQQTSI from the coding sequence ATGAAAGACGATGAAAGGCAGACTCGATCTTATTTAATGCAGCTCTTCGAGCGGCATGGCTTTAACCCGCGCTCTGATCTGGGCCAAAACTTTCTGATCGATCTGAATATCATCGAGTACGTCGTTCAACACGGCCATATTCAACCGCAGGACATCGTACTGGAGGTTGGTACGGGAACCGGCGGAATGACCACCTTCATGGCACAAAAAGCCCGGCACGTGGTTACGGTCGAATACGATCGCAACATGCACACACTGGCCAGTGAAGCCACTCAGCGCTATGACAATATCACACTGCTCAATTGCGATGCCTTAAAAAATAAAAATCGCATGTCGCCCACGGTAATCAATGCGATTGAAGAGCAACTGGCAGCCAATCCCGGCAGTCAACTCAAACTGGTTGCCAATCTGCCTTACAACGTCGCCACACCGATTATTTCCAATATCGTTGCTTCTGACCTCCCCTGGAATCGCATGGTGGTCACAATTCAATATGAACTCGGTTTGAAGATGTCTTGCAAACCATCGACTTCCAATTACGGCGCGCTGTCGGTCTGGTTGCAGTCACAATGCTTTGTCAAACTTCTGAAAAAACTGGGGCCGACTGTTTTCTGGCCACGACCCAAAGTCGATTCTGCCATCGTACAACTGACGCCGAACCCGCCGCTCAAAAAACAGATCAAAGATCGTGTCTTCTTTCAGGATTTTCTGAGACGGATTTTTCAGCATCGGCGAAAATTGATGCGGAGCACTCTGGTGGGTATGTATAGCAAGCAGCTTTCCAAGTCGGCCGTCGATGAGATTTTACTGACACACAACATCGATAAAGAAAAAATGCGGGCCGAAGAACTGACAGTGCCCGAAATGATTGCACTGGCCAATTCCTTTCAGGAACAGATCGCACAGCAAACAAGTATTTAA